In Leptidea sinapis chromosome 28, ilLepSina1.1, whole genome shotgun sequence, a single genomic region encodes these proteins:
- the LOC126972985 gene encoding RB-associated KRAB zinc finger protein-like, protein MESPEYIYYKHICRLCLKYNKQDDMVPIFEDNSNKLSCYGKSVLFFADIVLKKEDDFPSKMCKKCLILLKNCIRFKFSCESSNQQLESLKNLCSGSFKQNVVEYTLFMSYCPTISTESNQGIPDKQDEPCENKENYLKINEIHCKNFCDITSDSEHIVQTNNNVVNDNLKCEEGNVTQKGMDKLYIKPKSDTKNLKSKQLRRRKNKIIRKTLSVANSKQARQSPKVQCKICGKILMNIRSYRTHMQRHTEKPRFICEHCARGFSTFAELNCHLVCRHTAGPYMQCPQCPYKSCRRFDMIEHARIHSGERPFTCEKCGLTFRRRWIWKKHLIYHGEKTVQCTRCSMKFYTRSQMMAHSNNVHERLYVYMCDECGVTYARTSTVRRHMTERHGVPREMQGKVTRVKKGATLFPEALE, encoded by the exons atggaatctcctgaatatatatattacaaacacaTTTGTCGTCTgtgcttaaaatataacaaacaaGACGACATGGTCCCAATTTTTGAAGATAACTCAAACAAATTGAGTTGTTATGGTAAATCGGTGCTTTTCTTTGCggatattgttttaaaaaaagaagatgATTTCCCttcaaaaatgtgtaaaaagtgtcttattttattaaaaaattgtattcgATTTAAGTTTTCATGTGAATCTAGTAACCAACAGTTAGAATCTTTAAAGAACTTATGCAGCGGCTCTTTCAAGCAAAATGTTGTGGaatatacattatttatgtCATATTGTCCTACTATATCAACAGAAAGTAATCAAGGAATACCTGATAAACAGGATGAACCTTGTGAAAATAAGGAAAAttacctgaaaataaatgaaatacattGTAAAAACTTTTGTGATATTACTTCTGATTCTGAACACATAGTCCAGACTAACaataatgttgttaatgataattTGAAATGTGAAGAAGGTAATGTTACACAAAAGGGTATGGATAAGTTATACATAAAACCAAAATCAGACACAAAAAACTTGAAATCTAAGCAACTGAGGagaaggaaaaataaaataattagaaagACACTTTCAGTTGCAAACAGTAAACAAGCTAGACAATCACCAAAGGTTCAATGCAAAATTTGCGGTaagattttaatgaatataagaTCCTACAGAACACACATGCAAAGACACACAGAAAAACCCAG atttatatGTGAACACTGCGCCAGAGGCTTTTCTACTTTTGCGGAGCTGAACTGTCATCTAGTTTGCCGGCACACTGCTGGACCTTATATGCAATGCCCTCAATGCCCGTACAAGTCTTGTAGGCGATTTGACATGATTGAACATGCACGGATCCACTCAGGAGAGAGACCATTCACATGTGAGAAATGTGGCTTAACATTCCGTCGCCGCTGGATTTGGAAAAAGCATTTGATATACCATGGAGAGAAAACAGTGCAATGCACTCGATGTTCCATGAAGTTTTACACGAGAAGTCAAATGATGGCTCACAGTAATAATGTTCATGAGAGATTGTATGTCTACATGTGTGATGAGTGTGGTGTTACATATGCAAGGACTTCTACAGTTCGGCGACATATGACAGAACGCCATGGAGTGCCAAGAGAAATGCAGGGGAAAGTTACAAG